In Erigeron canadensis isolate Cc75 chromosome 8, C_canadensis_v1, whole genome shotgun sequence, the DNA window AGCAGCTGGTGATGCAGACGAAGcagttgatgaagatgaagagatGGTGAAGGAGGATGAGCGAGTGCAGGACAAGACAACTTGATCAGTCTGATAAGCTGTAGCCATAAtagtacttttattattttatttgggAAAGTGGTTTGTAATCTTAAATAATTTCTTCGGGGCGTGGTTAACCTGGAATGGTTAACCATGGTGGTGTTTTTATGGTTAGGTTCACTGGACATGTACTTAAACAATGCTTGCTAGGGGATGTTGTCCCAGTACCTTCGGGTGCTAATTTTGAAACTTCAAAAGCAGGTTTTTCGGACGTTAATCATTTTAATTCGTTGCATATCgcagatttttttcttttgcaggtgCAGAGACATGCTATTATTTAGGTATTTCCAAATCTTTTTTGCGTATATTatggaaatattttttttttaaacatacatatattcatATCTTAAATTAAAAGGCAAAGATAAGATACATGTACcctgttagagcacataaagtgcacaatttgttgtccgatgcaataattctaaaaggctgagaaattcgtacatatatgcttacgaagtttaagtttgtAAGAACTATTATgttagtaaggcccagcccgtttgtacgaatttgacagcccagtccgtttgttcagcctataaatataagtcttaggtcacgaatttagattgatgatttagttgcaacatagagtcattcactaggttctcgaggtagagatctatacctcgagataccgcccaaactatcacgattcgtctcaatgattgtaatccgtaatcattgtagatgtttttcatacggattcaccttgtaatcatatgattaatgatagtattttcatgtttatctcctgttcttattatcttcatgtgtgtttatcatgataatcattaattaaccctaaagacgatcatagacggattccgcacatctatgattgtatagatctcgtgttaatcgatccgggaacgtgctgaaacacgttttcacatACCCGATTGAGGTATGCAGAGCCCCACTTGTTGATTCGATAGTAGTCTGCTTTGCATTTAGTACCAGTTTCTTCGTTTCCTCCTGTCATAATTATCTCTAGTTGATCTTATCTGCAGTAAATACATTAAATACTAAAAGCCTTGGTTGGTTTGTGTGGGAGTAGATTTTAGGAAGGGGATTCCTAAATATCCACGGATTAACATTTGAAGGTTTCATCttcaaaatgttataaaaattttagaCTTTCAAGATTCAGGGGGTGTCCCAGTTTCTTGAAATTCTTCGATAGGCTTggttaaccaatcaaattggaTTTTGGGTGGCGTGGTTAGCCAGTAGATTTGGTTTAGGATGGCGTGGTTAGCCAATTTCGGAAGATCGATGGTGACATCGATAATCGGTAGAATTAACTTCGACAACCTTGGAATTTAACCCTTCAGCTGTGAAATTAATGAACGTGCGACATGGGCAAATCGTAAGAGAGGGTGAAAACCCCCAACCAAAAGTTGGCGTGAAAGCCAAAAGGTGAAGACCTTGTTCCATGTTGTTACTAGCGTAGCTGAGTTTCCTGATTTTTGTGCCTGTTCAAAACATCAAAcaatttgttatttgtaaaccTTGTGTTTCAAAGGTTCCAAATTTCCAAATTAAATATTTCTGACGTATCGACACCATCTTCCGGTCGTGTTCCTGCAACAATTATTCTAGTAGAATCAAAGGGGTTGATACTTTGCGATTGGATTTCGCTTGGTCTAGGAGTTTCTTTTCCCTGACCACAAGCGAAATATTTTCTTTGCTGTTTCAAATCTTCAATTCTCAAGCTTTCAATGGCATGAGGATTCAAATCCTTGGAGCTTTCTACTATTGTTTGGAGCTTGAGGATATCCAAAAATCTGAGCTGGAGTATCCTTAAGTCTTTCATGATCTCGAAGCTTCTTCGCTCTAAGTCTGTTTCCATACGCGAAATAATGGAGAACAAATTTTGGTTAGCATATAAGAAAGGATAAGATAGTCTAGGCCTCTTCTTCAGGTTGAGTGTCCCTGTGTGATTCCTTTTAAAAGACGTTTTCCTTTGCTTATTTGACATAACCTCGGTATTTTAGCTTTTGACAAAATCAAGAGTTGTgaatattaaaaagatttttatcaGATCGAAAGCACCTTTTGCCCCACGGTGGGCACcgaattgttttggtcaaaaattatccaagataatcaaccttgaagacttagatcaattatgtaaccaaactttcgttcgtgaggttaagggcttgtaaaattggtttagattcaaagatgcgtttaaaataagtatgataaatcaagattatgtcgacgtaaacaaaagaaggtagtCAAAATATTTcacaaataactatataatcaaatataagatagattaagcaagataaagaaagataaacgtaaataaatgcggaaaataaagagaaaggaacaaagaacaccgagttttgttatcgaggaaaagcccttaatcctttatggattgccggcataaaaaccccgggaggaagcaatcgtccctgccttgttcttttattaatggtgtaaattggttacaatgatagagcgacttgatcgatctttctaagtaaagaaaagtgtgttggttgtttacaagtatgagcagagaaaataagcaagtaaatatgtgagtgtgtgtaacgttgtatctcctatgatcgattaggtcctcgtttatatagagcagcctagtaactaattttccgaaattacagggatcttcctggtcttcatctggtgaacgttggagcatatcttgactgatattgtagccgtttgaagatattctcctcatgctgaattcctcttgaagtccgattatgatgctggactaagtcttctttgcgtgttgatcaaataaAACATGTGTTGAATTTCTTTTGTACCGTTAGAGATATCTCCCTTGTGATAAATATCAAGTTACCTGCATAATATTCTCATAGAAACAATACTTGAAGTTTATCGTTAGTAATTCGTCAAGGCGTGTCAAGATCCTGAAGGTCCATGATCTTGAGGTCCCAAAAtaatgaaacctgaaatttcacccataacaatatatttttgttaaagcGTACAAATCTTCAACCGATCTTAGAgagaaaaagttcaaaacaacACAATGTCGACTCGCAAGGATGTTGAGCACGCATTCGATGTTCTTAAGAAAAATGGGGAATGCTTACTAGAACGTTTCAATAACGCATGATAAAACAATAAGAAACCTTGTGATGTGTGTGTGTCATAATGCACAATATGATTAATTATACATGACGGCAACGACGAACTCAACTCAATTCAGATAGGGGATCCCGGGTCCAGATTATGAGTGCATAGGACGCCTAACTGGAGTTACGAGAGGAGGAGACACAGCTCTGGCTCTAACATTATCTTTCCATGCATATTTTGGATCAAGAATTATCATACCTTGAGATGAACGAAGCAGACGAGGAGGATATTTAGGATTATAAGTAATTTTCGTAATTGTCTTTAATGTTTTTTAGTATTATGaaatgttttattttcattaaaacttatgcttttaattaaaatgaaaattataatgAGCGGTGGGGAATGATGAGTTgttatcaaaattataattttttatataagtgCAGGGTGATTGATCTGACATAATAAAAAGATTATACGGGAGTGTTAGGTGGAAAAATAATGAGGGAAATATATGTTGTCATTTGTCAAACGCGCTTATTGACTTTATTAATGGCCTTATTGATTTGCCGATGGGTTGACAAACAAAAAAGCACACTGATTTCAAACCAAACTCTACTATTGTTGCTGAAATTTAAGTCATTCCCAAAAATATCGAATAGATTAAATAgtctataaagaaaaaaaacagttgttacaataaaaatagaaatttaaccTTCTAATAAAGTGTTATTTTTTCATAAACAATACTTAACTTATTTTTTATCTAAAGTTTGACAACACACCATCATGCacaaactatataaaacaacatataataCATCAAAGTTTATGAATAAGCTACTTAATCTCCGTTGCAATGCACGAATTATGATTCTAGGTATTCCAATTTACCAAGATATGAGAACGAAAAGACAGAAGTGTAGTTCAAAGAGcaacttatacatgtgtaaaaGATACGGCCACTTTATATGTCACGAGAAGACTAATCCCGAACCAAATATTAACAATCACAAGCCCCAGGATTGCAAGATTATTATATTTCCTACACAAACAACACACAATTAGATTCCtatatcaaatgattaatcGTGTTTAAATTTCAATACAAGTAGAAGTTCAAATGCAAATATAGTATTAGCCCATGCATTTTATACAGGATCATGTTTCTTgagaaaaaactataaaatttaaTCCCTAAGATGGATGAATTTAtttatggataatgataaattaacataatttgTAGGCCTAATGCTCAATCTAATTAtaaaatgatgacatgtgaaaaaatcaggggcaagattaggaaagattAGTGGAATCCACGTGTCAAatctttaaagttttaggttgatttttagacaTATGAGTTAGGGGAGGTGACATTTGTACCACAAGATTTGATAAATCTACCACCATTATGCAATACTGAATGTACAGTCAactataaaatttatacattgtGGTAGATGAATCAAAAACTATAATACGTTTATCATTTCCcatgagttaggttgattaatcatatTCGTTTATAAGAATATTAAAGGTAATTTGAGAGTAAATTAATAAACATTTACATACCCAATAGGAAGGCGTCCCTTCGGATCACCGGAGGCATATCCAGTGAAGTAGAAGTACCGGCTAATTATATATGCTACTCCGAATACAGAACATGCTACTGGATGCTTTAGCCCTCCCAAAATCATCAGTGTAAAGAAAATCGGCAGAGCTTCTAACGAATTTTGATGCCCTCTCTGCAACAACCAACAAACAAATGAAATCACAAACTTTTGCTTAAA includes these proteins:
- the LOC122580647 gene encoding microsomal glutathione S-transferase 3-like, producing MLGIVDVLPNEYGYVILTIVAYCLFNGYMQILVLRARKKYNVPYPIMYATETDGKDYKIFNCVQRGHQNSLEALPIFFTLMILGGLKHPVACSVFGVAYIISRYFYFTGYASGDPKGRLPIGKYNNLAILGLVIVNIWFGISLLVTYKVAVSFTHV